AAAGATCCCcaaaagaattaaaaaatgacTTATTTAGATGtataaaatgttataaatCTGTTCATCGTAAGTGTATGAATGAacttaaaaataatgttaatgataataataataatattaataataataataataataataataataatatttatataatatctcATAAACATAGAATTATGTGTTGTGCAAATCACATGGatgattataaaaaagaacacatggaatatttaaaatatattaaggAGGTTAAAGATATATGTAAATTAGATGAACCTATtcacaataataataataataataataatgatcTTTTGAGTGATAAAGGTTTTTATGgtgatgaaaataatatatccaTATCAAAATTTCCTAATAATAGTTCTTATGAACCCATTAAGAACAACGAAAGTTGTATAAAAGGAAAGGACTCCAATTATTTAAGTCATGATAATAAAGGTATAACCAATATGAACAACACAAACAAGATGAATGTgttaaatttaaaaagttGTATGGttaatgatattaataCAGCTGAAcgaaagaaaaagaaaagttGTGAAAGCAGAGGaagtaatattattaataagaAGGTCGTATTTGATTTAACGGAtgaattaaatgaaaacGAGAAATCATCACCCCTTGATAAtgtacaaaataaaataatatatggGGATAATGAAATTGAGAAGaatgttaatatatgtCAGAAGGAAGATGGCAGTCTTAATTTGGGTAgtatgaatatattaagtATTGGTAAAAATCATATGAGcacaaataataataataataataataataacaataataataatgatagtagtagtagtagtagtagtagtagtaacaataatataataactGTTGAagatgaatatattttaaaaaacaaaaatttgaataaaagtaataattCTTTGTTAGAtcataataacaaaataaaaaagaatagtacccttaatataaaagaaaatcCTGATAGCTGTATAATAAATGTCAatgaatttattaataataaccAAAATGAAAAGGACATATCCTTAGAAAATATGGATGcattatgtataaaaagaaaaagaaacGTTTCACATTcttataatgatatattagatgatacaaatatattaaaagatgTTTCAAATCATAAATCATATTATGTTAATATTTCTAAAAAGAAACGAAATGTATCATTTAATTATAAGGAAGAATTTATGAAAGGAGACGaagaatttttattaaaagataGTAATTTAGAAAGTAAcgaaaaaaatacaaaaaataaactatgtaataatgataataatagtaataaaggtaaaaatacaaaatataatactgttgacaaaaaaaataataagaataaacaaattaatGATACCATTAATAAGGAACctgaaaatataaatcataatataCAGATTCAGCAATTGACCCATAATTTTCTAGAGGACAATATGAAATCCAAGCAAGAGATTTATCATATTAAATTGAATAACATTTTGAGAATAGAAAAAGGATTATTGTcattaaaagaaattaatattGATCAAATGAATGATGAATGTAAAAAGCATATCAGCATATTGTGTACCTTTAGACAGgattttattaattatgtaatctttttatttagTAAGAGGTTACATAAGGAAAATCAAATTGAACCAGTAAACGGAGTTGATCATAAAAAGGAGggaaatatttatcatgCAAAGCAAAATGAACAAGATAGCATAAATAATGcaaaacaaaatgaacaaGATAGCATAAATAATGcaaaacaaaatgaacaagatagaataaataatgcaaaacaaaatgaacaagatagaataaataatgtaaaacaaaatgaacaagatagaataaataatgatgatcATAGGAACCAAGAAGAATTACATGAAAgatggaaaaaaaatatgatatataattttttagcaaattatgatatgaaagaaaaaaaaaaatatattagtAAAAAGGAGGAAGATGctataataaaaatattatccaatgatattgtaaatataatgcAAAATGAGTTAAAAATTTCATTATACgattttattatgttaaaaaagaaaacaatGTCTACAAATGAGAATCATAAGGATAATGAGAATGTAGTTTTTGTTGAAGATGGAAAACATCATTgtaatgatataaataaaatgaaggataatgtaaataatgatattatcCCAAATactaaatataataataataataataataataataataataataataattatgatgatgttataaatacaaaagaaaaagaagcCATTCCTGATGCTTCTTATATGAACGTGACAAGAAATCAAAGTATTAtgaataatgatatatataataataatatacaaattattgaaaaggaaagaattatgaacaataataataaaaattattatgatgagGAAACCAAAAGAGAAGAATATAGTGGTTTATTTTCtaaagggaaaaaaaaaagttttaaaaataataaaatggatttaaaaacattttttttattaacaaaTAATGGTTATAAAGTAgatatatctatattaaaaaaatatagttcttttttaaaatttgaatatatatccaaaaatatatatttgagtgataaaaataagaatttACTTGCATGCAAATCAGATGATTATAAATGTTTATGTCAAGGGGAATGTAATTTGTATACCTGTTATAATTCTTTGAGTAACATTCAATGTTCCAAAAGTAGATGCAATTTGCCAGAAAAAATACAGGATAGAAAATGTTCCAATCGACCATTTAGAAAATCGTTTGTGAAAGACTTAGaggtaataaaaaaaaaaaaaaaataaataaaaaaataactatatgtatgtatatgtatatgtttgttctgtattattattttataatataattttatgtttatatggTAGAACCACAATTTTGTGTACAGAACTAAATATATCTAACAGCTGTTACATGATATGATGTATGCATATATtgtgtatatattgttttcattttttttattattttataatcCCCTCTGTATAGATTAAAAAAACGGAAAAAACTGGGTATGGTGTGTTTTGCAAGAGGGACATAAAAAATGGAGAACTCATATGTGAATACGTTGGAGAAGTATTAGGAAAACGAGAATTTGAAAAAAGGATAGAAGTATATCAAGAAGAAAGTAAGAAAACAGATATGTATAATTGgtatataatacaaataaataaagatgtatatattgataGTGGGAAAAAGGGAAGTATCTCAAGATTTATAAATCATTCATGTTCACCTAATAGTGTTTCACAAAAATGGATAGTTCGAGGATTTTACAGAATTGGAATATTTGCATTGAGAGATATTCCATCGGGCGAAGAAATAACTTATAATTATAGGTATGAgataaaagaagaaaaatttttatttttatatttgtattgCTTTTTAATCAATGAACTTAGTATAgcataatatatgtatatatatatatatatataatgtgtatatataatatatatatataatatatatatataatatgcttatatgtttatatatatatatatatatatatatttttttttttttttttttttttgcagCTATAATTTCCTCTTTAATAACTTTGAATGCTTATGCAAGTCACCCAATTGTATGAACTACCATCTGTTGAAAAAAGGAGAAAGTTCAGGAGCTAgcaatataataaaagaaacCGAATTATTAAACAACACAATATTTAATCCAGTAGAAAACTTTCATAATTTACATGGGAAAATGCAAGATTGGAATATATTCATAGAAGAAGCACATACaagattattatatgagtataataaaatgaatgCATTTAATTTAAGATTAATGGAGTGTTATTCTACCTGGATATTTTATGATATGAATTTTCAGAAGAATCAATTTTTTTCCCTTAAATCTAAGCCTTACAATGTTTCAGCTGAGTTTTGGAAAGTTCTTGTTTCAGCTTTTTCAGATGGAGAAAAAAACATTATAAATACgtttaatttgtttttaccttcattaataaaaataggCCAGCTCAGAAGAATACAACAGGTTAGTATACAGcaaaaaggaaaaaaaaaaaaaaaaaaaaaaaaaaagaaagaaagaaagaaaattGTATGTGTGGAGCTATATATGGATTATATCAGCAATTGTgtcaatatatatatatatatatatatatatatatgtatatacttcattatatattttgcatattttatatgttaataatttttccatgtttataattttacaGTATAGTTACATCCTGCATAACATAATTGGATTGGAGCATGACATGTGGAATTTGATCGATAAAGGATTTGCAGATGATGAggtaaaataaataaaagataggaaataatatatgcTCGATACAAATACTCGTGGAATGTGCTTATGTTAAAATTTGTCTTggtttatataaatatattttctaacattttaattactttattttatctatttgtttgttatattatatttatttatttattttatatttatttatttatattatatttatttatattatatttatttttgtgtCCCATCCTTTAGGTTTGTAGAAAATGTAAAAGCTGCGGAAACTTGACCATGTGTGATAAATGCTTTCAAAGTTATCATCAATTATGTGGAAACATGCATTCAAAGATGTACAAGAATAATGAATTAGTTCTTTGCCGTTTTTGTCAAAAGTATGATTATAAAATACAATGGATAAAAGAAAATCATGGATCAAAGATGAAAACATGTATAGAAATTAGGAGTAAGGCATTTTATAAATTGAATCGAGATATAATGACTTTATTAGAAGAGTCTGTAAAATATACGCAAAACCAATCCTTAGATTCGATCCATGCGCATAACACAAAAGCATTTAAGagtaaaaaattaaaattgaGGAAATTTCAGTacaaatatgtaaaaatatgatatcACTGGAAAGTTCGGAGGAGAACTGTGTATACACTGTGGCTTGAGgaaataatacaaaaaaaaaaaaaaaaaaaaaaaaaaaaaaaaaaaaaaaaaaNNNNNNNNNNNNNNNNNNNNNNNNNNNNNNNNNNNNNNNNNNNNNNNNNNNNNNNNNNNNNNNNNNNNNNNNNNNNNNNNNNNNNNNNNNNNNNNNNNNNNNNNNNNNNNNNNNNNNNNNNNNNNNNNNNNNNNNNNNNNNNNNNNNNNNNNNNNNNNNNNNNNNNNNNNNNNNNNNNNNNNNNNNNNNNNNNNNNNNNNNNNNNNNNNNNNNNNNNNNNNNNNNNNNNNNNNNNNNNNNNNNNNNNNNNNNNNNNNNNNNNNNNNNNNNNNNNNNNNNNNNNNNNNNNNNNNNNNNNNNNNNNNNNNNNNNNNNNNNNNNNNNNNNNNNNNNNNNaacaaatttatttatattactattattatatatatatattttttttttaatactattatttatgttttttttttttttttttttttttttttctttttttttaattcccgcaaaaataaattactACAAAATATTGTGtaaaaaaacatttatattatttatataatattttatatgtatgtattttttttttttttttctttttccctttatattacatttaattttttctattatttatatttttgcatttatattatttatataatattttatatgtatgtattttttttttttttttctttttccctttatattacatttaattttttctattatttatatttttgcaatttctttttttatttttatatataagaatgTTTGGAGGAAAAATGGGATAAATTTTAAACATAACTTTTTAGGGATATTATATGGAggatttatttatttagttcatgttttttttttttttttttcttattatatatatgtatatatatatatatatatatatatatttatgtgtgttaattaaaaaaaaaatcagttatttaaataaaaatatttatatatattatgtatatattgtcttaatgatatatatatgatacgtgtaattatatatttgagTGTACATATgtaatgtttatatatttataaattcatcgtgtttttatttattatatatacgaaaacgtaattttttttgaattaaaatagaagcatatatatatatatatatatatatatcataactcttatatgtaatatttatgatatGAATAATCCTCACTTATTACTTATATAacaatttctttttcctgttctttttaattttttcatgttacttcatttatttattttattttattcatttatttattcatttatttattcatttatttattcatttatttattcattcatttattcatttatttattcatttatttattcatttatttattcattcattcatttattcatttatttattcatttatttagttttttttttttttttttttttttttttttgttcgATGGAAAATCGTAAGGTTTTGAGGATAGGGAAAAGTGTAGTACACGGTCGCACGGGTCCCCTGAGAGGAGACATGGAAACTGAAGAACAAAAGGAggtgaaaaaaaaagaggagagtaataaaaagaatattataaaagataataattctgataataaaaaggagGAGAAATCAAATGTAGATACCCAGAATACTGaagatattttaaataaacattataataaagaggatacagaaaataatagtggaaatatatttgaacAATTATTACAAAGAGAATTAGCTAAAGGTGCTTTAGGAGGTGGTGTTGTTGAAAAGAATACAAATAAAGTAAAATCTCAAActgaagaagaaaataatattatggATACTGTTGATGGAAATATAGATGAGGATATGGAAAAGTTATCAAAAATTAGTTTACCAGAAAGAATAAATAGTACCATAGTAAAATATCGTATGCATGcttataatgaaatattgaaatgttttaataatcaaaataatgataatcaaaataatcTTTTAATAGATAAGAAAATTCATATTGtcaataatttttttaaagatgAAGATAGTATATTTAAATACTTATcagataataatttaatatgtCAATTAAAAACTTCTGAAATTACTGAAGcttatttaaatattataaaagatatatattttcataattacaaaaatgaatataataatgaagaagaatTAATTAATTCATTTGTTAATGAATATcgaaataaattatataatatgtttttaaaaatatatattatattgattgaaaaaattttaattaatacAAAATCTTTTGATTATGgttgtaatattattattaaaattatagaATACTGTTcatatgataaaattaCACTTTCTATTATTACAACCATTTgtgaatatttaaattcaATTTTCTTAAAAGCTAACAAGAATGTTTCTAATATAAAAGGTGTAAAAATTAAAGTCATTGCCTCTATTcttttattgttttataGATTATTACATTCTTTTGGTGCTCACATAATTTGTGTTAAGactataaataaatattgtttaaaatttaatgaGATGATGGATAAAGCTGTAAAAACCAACTTCTATTCTctatatatagaaatacTGACCCAAGTAAATATACAAGAATTTCATAATTCTATCTTAAATGAATTGAGTAGTCAAcaaagaaattatataaataaagaattacaaaataaaactAAGCACACAGATAATACAACTAATCCAAACACTCTATATAAAGcaacatatattttaaaaactaatgatcataataattcttacacatttatgaaaaatttcTCTGGTAATACATGTGCTGGTAACGGATTAGATAATCATATTGTTGAAGAATTCGATGTTTTCAAAGATATATGTACGAAACAATGGGAAAAGAGAGTTCTGGAAGGATGtattgataaaaataatagtactaataatacaaataataatagtaataataataataataataatagtagtagtagtagtaaattattaagtaatgaaaatttattaCCTTGGAAAATTAAAGTGGAAGctattaatttattatgtgataaaatgaaatcaaaatataatattaaaaaaacaaattatttatctacattattaaatattattttaaaattattaaaaagtgAATCAGCCTTACCGGTTGTTGTATCTACATTAAAATTGTTACATATACTTATTGAAAAGTTTGATAAAGACATTTATAATACTGTTAAAAACTTCTCTTTCATTTTATGCTCTAAACTAAAAGATTCCAATAAACAAGTTTCTAATGCATGTATGGAATGTTTAACTAAAGCTATTTCGGTCTATAATATCGATTTATTTCTTGATGATCTATCTAAAAATctaaaagataaaaataataatactagGTTAGTAACCCTAGATTTCTTGTTGAAGACATTCCAATATATAGATAAGAAGAGTATATCCTCACTTATAGACATAACAAAACATTTATTGAATGATACAGTCGctaatataaaaaatactgcttgtaaattatatgcattaattatttcatattatgGTGAATCCGTGGATTCCtccttttttaattctatACCATCCAACAAAAAAAAGTCCATCTTATCCTTATGTGTAAAGAATGACAAATTGAATCATACGAATGATGCGAATGATGCGAATAATGAGAATAATGAGAATAATGAGAATAATGCGaatcatataaatcatataaatcatGTATATAATGGATATAATGATGACCATTTAAATAGTCCTAAGAATCAATTTGAAGATTGTAGTgcgaaaaaaaaaaaaaatgtagacaat
The genomic region above belongs to Plasmodium reichenowi strain SY57 chromosome 13, whole genome shotgun sequence and contains:
- a CDS encoding variant-silencing SET protein, putative: MEYKLFKNKKILNEKVNEITQKNRQRNTFDHINCIEIDDDDDDDNDNNEEPKEMNINKTNNNNNDVLIKSCNDLRRNTTFYRHNVINEEQKNFEYLLSRKKKNVDSIDNVNFYDFMKNDFFNIFNNNIISEHKKTNHIVNKINNNVDTSKNVVYNINYDEHKGEVVNLSFDKKGKETYPQVDIELYNKKMNPRYQNINEQNTCQTSDDNTYHNVYSDNCALNSSYTNFLRNKSLKYKKCYKQNRPDESRGGEFDYNLDESVYYDDCNNKLYKRSFLKNNKNRIEKGREEHKQDIYNNISDICKSYIKNFDYLNKRIFHNKSKIWKLSNKKVAIHADPKKRIERNKQEIEEHRREQDGENDQEEDNYDDYDDDNYHIYDNYDDYLENDDYDNHNYFYHKNHDVNKIGKIQNKNSSTDFINYTSINNRNVECPNKNADNLKNMDSFLLYMKERKIKKKKNINDNMENQLSDTLNYSNNYNKDVYDSYYDDMNFCYDKDYNMILKKGLNSNRTKSLDTYPNNNISHNYVNNISSEIIKYCKDNNITLKSDIKNIINHFNKKYANSSLANSNISMYENMYPQRSVDHIYDSSTNDPTDDMNGNNNNNNNNNNNSSSCCNNNITHITNDWDNTQTNKNKQYVNSIVNIFQKRKNVNEKKENINEQNCISFNSNYKENTNLRNNKLNNNDDLCTNSYVNNINRNKQITNNENKKDNMLMLNGTYHGDSLNESINMEHNLKNNNSMSDGNFGLNNNDKDKKQNSYDISEVSINCYYDDVIKCYMDYTMYGMEDETNFYLCEFCEQNIFDMNNMIKKDKAKECMYMCNISCGRTFHKACVCYIKNNDNYICFFCLYDINFCTLCKEVLTNDSLLPCYYPLCSVSMHTKCVEKLLLFNSDCLKQYESIILPRDINMEQEKKTQKSASDGIIDQPLNIKKKIKRRHSYRKRRRRGPRKSQITTSNKKINKSELAGGSIINGVHMERENDQDGKKGNNNDDNNDDNNNNNDEKFKNHLLKEDLLRDEPHHNNYDKILECNTEIKMENNVNILEGPIYNKLFNGKEETLNNENDEKIIVLKKFICPLHICYVCKEFDINNTERSPKELKNDLFRCIKCYKSVHRKCMNELKNNVNDNNNNINNNNNNNNNNIYIISHKHRIMCCANHMDDYKKEHMEYLKYIKEVKDICKLDEPIHNNNNNNNNDLLSDKGFYGDENNISISKFPNNSSYEPIKNNESCIKGKDSNYLSHDNKGITNMNNTNKMNVLNLKSCMVNDINTAERKKKKSCESRGSNIINKKVVFDLTDELNENEKSSPLDNVQNKIIYGDNEIEKNVNICQKEDGSLNLGSMNILSIGKNHMSTNNNNNNNNNNNNNDSSSSSSSSSNNNIITVEDEYILKNKNLNKSNNSLLDHNNKIKKNSTLNIKENPDSCIINVNEFINNNQNEKDISLENMDALCIKRKRNVSHSYNDILDDTNILKDVSNHKSYYVNISKKKRNVSFNYKEEFMKGDEEFLLKDSNLESNEKNTKNKLCNNDNNSNKGKNTKYNTVDKKNNKNKQINDTINKEPENINHNIQIQQLTHNFLEDNMKSKQEIYHIKLNNILRIEKGLLSLKEINIDQMNDECKKHISILCTFRQDFINYVIFLFSKRLHKENQIEPVNGVDHKKEGNIYHAKQNEQDSINNAKQNEQDSINNAKQNEQDRINNAKQNEQDRINNVKQNEQDRINNDDHRNQEELHERWKKNMIYNFLANYDMKEKKKYISKKEEDAIIKILSNDIVNIMQNELKISLYDFIMLKKKTMSTNENHKDNENVVFVEDGKHHCNDINKMKDNVNNDIIPNTKYNNNNNNNNNNNNNYDDVINTKEKEAIPDASYMNVTRNQSIMNNDIYNNNIQIIEKERIMNNNNKNYYDEETKREEYSGLFSKGKKKSFKNNKMDLKTFFLLTNNGYKVDISILKKYSSFLKFEYISKNIYLSDKNKNLLACKSDDYKCLCQGECNLYTCYNSLSNIQCSKSRCNLPEKIQDRKCSNRPFRKSFVKDLEIKKTEKTGYGVFCKRDIKNGELICEYVGEVLGKREFEKRIEVYQEESKKTDMYNWYIIQINKDVYIDSGKKGSISRFINHSCSPNSVSQKWIVRGFYRIGIFALRDIPSGEEITYNYSYNFLFNNFECLCKSPNCMNYHLLKKGESSGASNIIKETELLNNTIFNPVENFHNLHGKMQDWNIFIEEAHTRLLYEYNKMNAFNLRLMECYSTWIFYDMNFQKNQFFSLKSKPYNVSAEFWKVLVSAFSDGEKNIINTFNLFLPSLIKIGQLRRIQQYSYILHNIIGLEHDMWNLIDKGFADDEVCRKCKSCGNLTMCDKCFQSYHQLCGNMHSKMYKNNELVLCRFCQKYDYKIQWIKENHGSKMKTCIEIRSKAFYKLNRDIMTLLEESVKYTQNQSLDSIHAHNTKAFKSKKLKLRKFQYKYVKI